In a single window of the Flammeovirga agarivorans genome:
- a CDS encoding baseplate J/gp47 family protein, whose product MTKNELISRISKLDYEVIKQIYDYSTLSLKPSLANLTSVTSKQLVEKAHEYADTHFPEWTDRSASDFGQFLVEIFAQFSEKDFWYLNNFASNSLVYNTNDYTTAFIRSIYYGHTPKRYSPVILNISMTVSAGEEYLIPKGELRLSLDDLGLIAVNRDPIKLVESNVSRTMNAFFSVGEFNTYSAEYLGKEIFLPDTDIDYKTISVEIEGENWTFLEDFFGEASSKVFTAFPRSEASYNLHFGDNIFGQRPNIGSLVKVDYLTAPDRVSYVDPTSNVSVVSNPSSERDLSLIQVVSSTKQTEEETLADLKKNCAVGVSVRNGITNKKSCEILVNSIPEILKSNAQIVLNTVTVRILLTSTEEATEEDRENLLSEIADFIPAGYDFYTSKNEYVELEDLTVTLYVISSVDIKEACKSASIVIKDSIARYIDGGYGVGVDATTIRNALAAKVRGFTNISIDSINNKAISNLSISEFELLTDIYAEEDEETFERSSTETIFRKGNLTIKAISI is encoded by the coding sequence ATGACTAAAAATGAACTTATATCAAGAATATCAAAACTTGACTATGAGGTAATCAAACAAATATATGATTACTCTACTTTAAGTTTAAAACCTTCTCTTGCCAATTTAACTTCGGTCACTTCAAAACAGTTAGTAGAGAAAGCACATGAATATGCAGATACTCATTTTCCAGAGTGGACGGATAGGAGTGCTTCTGACTTTGGTCAGTTTCTTGTCGAAATTTTTGCTCAATTCAGTGAGAAGGATTTTTGGTATCTAAATAATTTTGCTTCGAATAGTTTAGTCTATAATACTAATGACTATACAACAGCATTCATTAGATCGATATATTACGGACATACACCGAAAAGGTACTCTCCTGTAATTTTAAATATCTCAATGACGGTTAGTGCTGGCGAAGAATACCTGATACCAAAAGGAGAGCTGCGACTTTCACTAGATGATCTAGGGTTGATTGCAGTAAATCGGGACCCAATAAAACTAGTCGAGTCTAATGTATCAAGAACTATGAATGCGTTTTTCTCAGTAGGGGAGTTCAACACGTATTCTGCAGAATACCTTGGAAAAGAAATTTTCTTGCCCGATACGGATATTGATTATAAAACAATCTCAGTAGAGATCGAGGGGGAAAATTGGACTTTTCTAGAAGACTTTTTTGGCGAAGCTTCTTCAAAGGTGTTTACTGCATTTCCTCGTTCAGAAGCTAGCTATAACCTACACTTTGGAGATAACATTTTTGGTCAAAGACCTAACATTGGTTCCTTGGTTAAAGTAGACTACCTCACGGCTCCCGATAGAGTATCTTATGTTGATCCGACTTCAAATGTATCTGTAGTTTCAAATCCTTCTTCAGAAAGAGATTTAAGCCTTATTCAAGTAGTCTCGTCAACTAAACAGACAGAAGAAGAAACTCTAGCAGACCTCAAAAAAAATTGTGCTGTTGGTGTTAGTGTTCGAAATGGAATAACTAATAAAAAATCGTGTGAGATATTAGTAAACTCTATTCCCGAAATCTTAAAGTCAAATGCACAGATTGTATTGAATACTGTAACGGTAAGAATACTGCTGACCAGCACAGAAGAAGCTACAGAAGAGGATAGAGAAAATCTACTATCGGAAATCGCGGACTTCATTCCTGCGGGGTATGACTTCTACACCTCAAAAAATGAGTATGTTGAATTAGAAGATTTAACTGTAACTCTATATGTCATTTCTTCTGTAGATATTAAAGAAGCTTGTAAGTCTGCATCCATTGTTATTAAGGATTCTATTGCAAGATATATTGACGGAGGATATGGTGTTGGAGTAGATGCTACAACTATCCGAAATGCCTTAGCAGCAAAAGTGAGGGGCTTTACCAATATCTCAATAGATTCCATAAATAATAAAGCTATCAGTAATCTTTCAATCTCTGAGTTTGAGTTACTGACAGACATTTACGCTGAAGAAGATGAAGAGACTTTTGAGAGATCTTCAACAGAAACAATATTTAGAAAAGGTAACTTAACTATTAAAGCCATCTCAATATAA
- a CDS encoding 7-carboxy-7-deazaguanine synthase QueE has protein sequence MKKYLISEIFYSVQGEGARTGHPSIFIRFSGCLTKFACAKMGVECDTNFESSVERTAEEILNILSEINCKELVLTGGEPLDQLDDELIHILKENGYFICIETSGIHPIPLGIDYVAVSPKIAEHVLAKKIGDTRVDEVRYVLHKNSSLPNPSIDSNLYFLSPHFRGNYPDPEAINHCMDLALKNPKWKVSLQTHKLINVL, from the coding sequence ATGAAAAAATATCTAATTAGCGAAATATTTTACTCGGTACAAGGTGAAGGAGCAAGAACGGGACACCCTTCAATCTTCATCAGATTTTCGGGATGCTTAACAAAGTTCGCATGTGCGAAAATGGGAGTAGAATGTGATACAAATTTTGAAAGCAGCGTAGAACGTACTGCTGAAGAGATCTTAAATATTCTGTCAGAAATAAACTGCAAAGAGTTAGTGTTGACAGGAGGAGAGCCTTTGGATCAGTTAGATGATGAGTTAATTCATATACTTAAAGAAAATGGATACTTTATCTGCATCGAAACCTCCGGCATTCATCCTATTCCTTTAGGCATTGATTATGTTGCCGTAAGTCCAAAAATCGCAGAACACGTATTGGCTAAAAAAATAGGAGATACTAGAGTAGATGAAGTACGATATGTCCTACATAAAAACTCCTCACTACCTAACCCCTCGATTGATTCAAACCTATACTTTTTATCTCCTCATTTTAGGGGCAATTACCCCGACCCCGAAGCAATAAATCATTGTATGGATTTAGCATTAAAAAATCCGAAATGGAAAGTATCACTTCAAACACATAAACTAATCAATGTTCTATGA
- a CDS encoding CIS tube protein, with translation MADSLISKLSNISGGGSADHNLLWMERLFRTAPNPIASNQAGFSNNSPYFIEGEDGSRNTFTLRTNTLKLVPRGVIALAKDLNSYYVFQFNPEDLKDKKEVTYTDRESPLRNYLKYAWTNGGSRRITFTLFVDETERYLSIKPSGSSPKAYARSNVNSPVAESSVQRVQDDIDFFNSLIRPDIQEEGGRPTFAGIQGRDFYTFRKFSPPPRIVFSYGDSIHVEGVISDLDIDVLLRDENLYPVRAKISVTIRVDEAKEPDSLAKTSIAAISISRGSLGTSANDLYAGNDSIQNNNQA, from the coding sequence ATGGCGGATAGTCTCATTTCAAAATTAAGTAATATTTCGGGTGGCGGTTCCGCAGATCATAATCTTCTGTGGATGGAAAGGCTTTTCAGAACTGCACCCAATCCAATTGCATCAAACCAAGCAGGTTTTTCTAATAACTCTCCTTACTTCATTGAAGGCGAAGATGGAAGCAGAAATACTTTCACTCTTAGGACCAACACGCTAAAACTTGTTCCTAGAGGAGTTATTGCTTTAGCTAAAGATCTGAATTCTTATTACGTCTTTCAATTCAACCCCGAAGACTTGAAAGATAAGAAAGAAGTGACCTATACAGATAGAGAATCCCCCTTGCGAAACTATTTAAAATACGCATGGACAAATGGCGGATCGAGGAGGATAACGTTTACTCTATTTGTTGATGAAACAGAAAGGTATTTAAGTATTAAACCTTCAGGCAGTTCGCCTAAAGCATACGCTAGATCCAACGTTAATTCCCCTGTTGCTGAATCTTCAGTACAGCGTGTGCAAGACGATATAGATTTCTTCAACTCTTTGATCAGACCCGATATACAGGAAGAAGGAGGAAGACCAACCTTTGCAGGAATCCAAGGAAGAGACTTCTACACCTTTAGAAAATTCTCACCTCCTCCACGTATTGTTTTTTCCTACGGGGATTCTATACATGTTGAAGGAGTCATAAGTGACTTAGACATAGACGTTTTACTCAGAGATGAAAATCTATACCCCGTTAGAGCGAAAATTTCAGTCACAATCCGAGTCGATGAGGCAAAAGAACCAGACTCTTTAGCTAAAACTTCAATAGCTGCTATTTCAATTTCTAGAGGTTCACTAGGCACATCAGCAAATGATCTGTACGCAGGAAATGATTCAATACAAAATAATAATCAAGCTTAA
- a CDS encoding N4-gp56 family major capsid protein, whose protein sequence is MSFVNSNGQAYSSAIQGGYNATSPGTNGTVLSQAVRDVYSRELLYHAQPRLKFLQFAKEKTNLMTAPGKQVIFTRFDDLGVSGGTLDEHATISSQALSSSEIGITVQEKGNAVTLSEFKLRVSMFDLIEEATIALSNDMAKTLDSELRDIVTSTPNVLYGGGKADLASLSGSDNFDSNSVLDAVELLASNDAPKFNGEYYVCIASPRQLRQLREDSRWIEANKYAGTRQLFSGEIGTYEGVVFLETTQMPVYDPAAYATKYGVTAPSDRVSEAVIFGENAYGNAWGLMPQIRESGVSDFGRIKSLAWYAIWGTGLIEEKNIAKIVTN, encoded by the coding sequence ATGTCTTTCGTTAATAGTAACGGTCAAGCATATTCTTCTGCTATCCAAGGCGGGTATAACGCTACAAGCCCAGGCACAAATGGTACGGTACTTTCTCAAGCAGTTCGTGATGTTTACTCGCGTGAGCTTTTATATCATGCACAACCACGACTGAAGTTTCTTCAATTTGCTAAGGAGAAAACAAACTTAATGACTGCACCAGGTAAGCAGGTAATCTTCACTCGTTTTGATGATTTAGGCGTTAGTGGTGGCACATTGGATGAACACGCTACAATTTCATCTCAAGCACTTAGTTCCAGTGAAATTGGAATTACGGTTCAAGAGAAAGGTAATGCAGTAACACTCTCAGAGTTTAAGTTACGTGTATCCATGTTTGATTTGATTGAGGAGGCAACTATTGCTCTTTCAAACGATATGGCAAAAACTCTAGATAGTGAGTTGAGAGATATTGTAACATCTACACCAAACGTATTGTATGGTGGTGGTAAAGCCGATCTTGCATCACTATCGGGATCAGATAATTTTGATTCAAATTCTGTATTAGATGCAGTTGAACTATTAGCCTCTAATGATGCCCCTAAGTTCAATGGAGAGTACTACGTATGTATCGCATCTCCAAGGCAGTTAAGGCAATTACGCGAGGATTCAAGATGGATCGAGGCGAATAAATATGCTGGTACACGTCAACTTTTTTCAGGTGAAATAGGCACTTATGAGGGTGTAGTCTTCCTTGAGACAACTCAAATGCCTGTTTATGATCCCGCTGCTTATGCAACGAAGTATGGAGTAACGGCTCCTTCTGACAGAGTATCCGAAGCAGTTATCTTTGGCGAGAATGCTTATGGTAATGCTTGGGGTTTAATGCCACAAATTCGTGAATCGGGTGTTAGTGATTTCGGAAGAATCAAAAGTCTAGCTTGGTATGCTATCTGGGGTACGGGCTTGATCGAAGAAAAAAACATCGCAAAAATTGTAACTAATTAA
- a CDS encoding phage portal protein, with product MALNQKVTVNPYNKVNEEGSTILRDYVSSTFIAGAPETETKRILRYNLFWKFYNGEHWKDLNETLLAFNYVKAFVDKINMYLLGKNGFSFKVTKYSTDVVDEDIERKAEQFLLRHWKLTGKAIFAHELLQMGSVCGDVWAMAQWVPDMNYVKFSVLDSRHCYPEFDKGEFDDVTAFMIRQPLVKNKNNYKLKITRFTKETIQTWFQIDTSYVNPQKYEFSEAENKFGFIPIVHIKNRPRAGHYFGVSDANDILKINKIYNEMSLDIKAIIDYHSSPTTVVTGASVGGLVRGLGKVWSGLPPEAQVFNLGLDVDLSAAKDYRDSLKMSMHELSNVPENSLGKIQAISNTSAAALKLTYHPIIQEADQKWMCYAEGIASLNALAFKISRIMGGNVPYIKKTIAELDSIESVLFENEYKIEPVFEYGFPQDKIQEVQVAQTELQLGINSKKRIMNNLGVNNAEEVMQEWKNEKIAEAEVEAERANMQQKVQTEVQIEMQELQQRQQIKLQEIQQQAQLKMQEVQQEMQLKLQIEQQNMQKEMAIFQAGLQEEQQLRQMNYQEEQQHRQRIAEEERNIRQTQFTNAEQLKVAEKQNKLSNDQQKEMAIFNKELEAQKLVEQRELESSGTPPQEE from the coding sequence ATGGCACTTAATCAGAAAGTGACTGTCAACCCTTATAACAAGGTTAATGAGGAGGGCAGCACTATACTTCGTGATTATGTAAGTTCTACTTTTATTGCGGGCGCACCGGAAACAGAAACAAAAAGAATTTTACGATACAATCTTTTTTGGAAGTTCTATAATGGTGAACATTGGAAAGATCTGAACGAAACACTTCTTGCTTTTAACTATGTAAAAGCCTTTGTAGATAAGATCAATATGTACCTTCTTGGTAAAAATGGTTTTTCTTTCAAAGTGACAAAGTACTCTACTGATGTAGTGGATGAAGATATAGAGAGAAAAGCAGAACAGTTTTTACTTCGACATTGGAAACTGACAGGCAAAGCGATCTTTGCACATGAACTGCTTCAGATGGGAAGTGTTTGCGGAGATGTTTGGGCGATGGCACAATGGGTCCCAGACATGAATTATGTAAAATTCTCTGTATTAGATAGTAGACATTGTTACCCCGAATTTGATAAGGGGGAGTTTGACGATGTAACTGCTTTTATGATTCGTCAGCCTTTAGTAAAAAACAAAAACAACTATAAACTAAAGATTACAAGGTTTACCAAAGAAACGATTCAGACTTGGTTCCAAATAGATACCTCTTACGTCAATCCCCAAAAGTATGAATTCAGCGAGGCAGAGAATAAGTTTGGATTTATACCAATAGTCCATATAAAAAATAGACCGAGGGCAGGACACTATTTTGGAGTATCCGATGCAAACGACATCCTAAAAATCAATAAGATTTATAACGAAATGTCCTTGGATATTAAAGCCATAATTGATTATCACTCTAGCCCAACGACTGTAGTTACAGGGGCAAGCGTTGGAGGATTAGTTCGTGGTCTTGGAAAAGTTTGGTCAGGACTTCCGCCCGAAGCACAGGTATTTAACTTGGGATTGGATGTAGATCTTTCGGCAGCAAAAGACTATAGAGATAGTTTGAAAATGTCGATGCATGAACTTTCGAATGTTCCCGAAAATTCGCTTGGAAAAATTCAAGCTATATCCAATACTTCTGCAGCAGCTCTTAAGCTAACCTATCACCCGATTATTCAGGAAGCGGATCAAAAATGGATGTGCTATGCTGAAGGTATTGCAAGTCTTAATGCATTAGCTTTCAAAATTTCGAGAATTATGGGGGGCAATGTTCCCTATATCAAGAAAACAATTGCAGAACTAGACTCTATAGAAAGTGTTCTTTTTGAAAATGAATATAAGATAGAGCCTGTCTTCGAATACGGTTTCCCTCAAGATAAGATCCAAGAAGTTCAAGTTGCACAAACAGAGCTTCAACTTGGAATCAATTCAAAGAAAAGAATCATGAATAATCTGGGTGTAAATAACGCAGAAGAAGTGATGCAAGAGTGGAAAAATGAAAAGATAGCGGAGGCCGAAGTAGAAGCGGAGAGAGCCAATATGCAGCAAAAGGTACAAACTGAGGTGCAGATTGAAATGCAAGAACTTCAGCAAAGGCAACAAATCAAGCTACAGGAGATACAGCAGCAAGCTCAGTTGAAAATGCAGGAAGTTCAACAAGAAATGCAACTCAAACTGCAAATTGAGCAGCAAAATATGCAGAAAGAAATGGCAATATTCCAAGCTGGCTTACAGGAGGAGCAGCAGCTTAGACAAATGAATTATCAAGAAGAGCAGCAGCACAGACAAAGAATAGCTGAGGAAGAAAGAAACATACGACAAACTCAGTTTACAAATGCAGAACAACTTAAAGTTGCCGAGAAACAAAACAAGCTTTCCAATGATCAACAGAAAGAAATGGCAATTTTCAATAAAGAGTTGGAAGCACAAAAATTAGTGGAACAGAGGGAATTAGAATCCTCGGGAACCCCCCCGCAAGAAGAATAA
- a CDS encoding thymidylate synthase, translated as MEQYHKLLSHVLEHGELREDRTGICCFSVFGYQMRFDLNKGFPLQTTKKLHWKSIVHELLWFLKGDTNIKYLNENGVRIWNEWADEFGDLGPIYGKQWRSWRDNLGIEYDQISKLIYDLKRDPKSRRHIVSSWNVSDLQEMALPPCHLLFQFYVSKDKKLSCQLYQRSADLFLGVPFNIASYALLTHVIAQICGYGVGEFIHTIGDAHIYSNHINQVKEVLSRVERQLPTLSLDIEKNANIEDLDFNQIHLNDYNPHPAISAKVAV; from the coding sequence ATGGAGCAGTATCACAAATTGTTAAGCCATGTATTAGAGCATGGCGAGTTACGAGAAGATAGGACGGGTATTTGTTGCTTTTCTGTTTTTGGTTATCAAATGCGTTTTGACTTGAATAAAGGATTTCCATTACAGACGACTAAGAAGCTGCATTGGAAAAGCATCGTTCATGAATTGCTTTGGTTCCTGAAGGGGGATACCAACATAAAGTATCTGAATGAAAATGGTGTACGTATTTGGAATGAGTGGGCGGATGAATTTGGAGACTTGGGACCAATATACGGTAAGCAGTGGAGGAGCTGGAGAGATAATTTAGGTATCGAATACGATCAGATTTCAAAATTGATTTATGATTTGAAAAGAGATCCTAAAAGTCGTAGACATATTGTATCTTCGTGGAATGTTTCGGACTTGCAAGAAATGGCCTTGCCTCCGTGCCATCTACTTTTTCAATTTTATGTTTCGAAAGACAAAAAACTATCTTGCCAATTATACCAAAGATCAGCCGACCTCTTTTTGGGCGTTCCTTTCAATATCGCTAGTTATGCTCTTCTTACGCATGTTATCGCACAAATTTGTGGGTATGGAGTCGGTGAATTTATACACACAATTGGCGATGCTCATATTTATAGCAATCACATTAATCAGGTTAAGGAAGTCTTAAGTAGAGTAGAACGGCAACTACCTACACTATCCCTTGACATTGAAAAAAACGCAAACATCGAGGATTTAGATTTCAATCAAATTCATTTAAACGATTACAACCCTCACCCAGCTATATCGGCAAAAGTAGCTGTATAG
- the folE gene encoding GTP cyclohydrolase I, translated as MKETKKKKAKNPVAEETKISPQEKIEASVLSIIQTLGLNAESEGLRDTPKRIAKFFTNELVHGLDPTKVPKITAFKEPNAEFVMLSDIRFYSYCEHHFMPFFGKVSFGYNPKNGLILGLSKIPRLIQYLAKQPTTQENLTKIIHHVFSKILGHGEIAVMVSARHTCMMARGVEEAESITHTSKFAKVFYTQSELSHQKSIMVDSHSRAVAKGL; from the coding sequence ATGAAAGAAACAAAAAAGAAAAAAGCTAAGAATCCCGTTGCTGAAGAAACTAAAATTTCTCCTCAAGAAAAGATAGAAGCATCTGTACTGAGTATCATACAAACGCTTGGCTTAAACGCAGAGTCGGAAGGGTTGAGAGATACCCCGAAGCGAATAGCAAAGTTCTTCACCAATGAATTAGTCCACGGTCTTGATCCTACCAAAGTACCTAAAATAACGGCATTTAAAGAACCTAATGCTGAGTTTGTAATGCTATCGGATATTCGTTTTTACTCTTACTGCGAGCATCACTTTATGCCCTTCTTTGGTAAAGTTAGTTTTGGATACAACCCAAAAAATGGATTGATACTTGGTCTTTCAAAAATACCTAGACTGATACAATACCTTGCAAAGCAACCAACCACACAAGAAAATCTAACAAAGATTATTCATCATGTATTTTCTAAGATACTGGGACATGGAGAAATTGCTGTCATGGTTTCGGCAAGACACACATGCATGATGGCAAGGGGGGTAGAAGAAGCAGAGTCAATTACACATACCTCAAAATTTGCTAAAGTGTTTTATACTCAATCAGAACTGTCACATCAAAAATCTATTATGGTAGATTCACATAGCAGAGCTGTAGCGAAAGGATTATAA
- a CDS encoding phage terminase large subunit family protein, which yields MKTARGNRVRLKAQSKKKLEDTAKNLADDDLIQLILNIIEFGKALTGIELYYYQFLIVFRAIYSLLKVDGETFTVLISRQAGKTEAIVFLVPTITVLFPAMANILPEYFSQFKDGVMVGLFAPQKEQVSTSYQRIMKALNSQSAVEIMADPDIDVENTSSVNLNLSNGSFMKGQSCGKTSKIESKSFSIAFIDEAQDVDTWIIDKSIMPMLSAVGGCCVKIGTTGRTKNHFWDDIQYNSKRSTRIKDPRLKLHFEFNWKQVSKYKKEVYEKTKVRMHSFYEKSVLNEKARAERRGDTEAFELNYELKWALESGQFVTDSLFKKMANGRKGLASYLNDGDVVVAGLDIAKHPASTVLTIARVKEVDQEGESEFALPIRKKEILRWYDFGNMDYEQQHYALLDALKLFQVCILYADYTGVGRAVVDRLTHALMEVVEVVPYTFTQQSKSEMWVSLSNDMESGRIEFPANKATRSSEEFTKFEDQLKGVTKRYEGSYLILEKDRGTFDDYVDSLGLMVLAGNSIMVESSDYQVEVVDNPLYAELQNSRSIYSNLSH from the coding sequence ATGAAGACGGCTCGCGGCAATAGAGTACGTCTGAAAGCTCAGTCAAAAAAGAAGCTAGAGGATACGGCAAAGAATCTGGCGGATGATGACTTAATTCAACTAATATTAAATATAATCGAATTCGGAAAGGCATTAACGGGTATCGAATTATATTACTATCAGTTCTTAATAGTTTTCAGGGCAATCTATTCACTTCTGAAGGTTGATGGAGAAACCTTTACGGTTTTGATCAGCCGACAAGCAGGAAAGACAGAGGCAATCGTTTTTCTTGTTCCCACCATTACAGTGCTGTTCCCTGCAATGGCTAACATTCTACCGGAATACTTCTCACAGTTTAAAGACGGTGTTATGGTTGGACTATTTGCACCCCAAAAAGAACAGGTTTCTACAAGTTACCAACGTATTATGAAAGCCCTCAATAGCCAGTCGGCAGTTGAGATCATGGCAGATCCCGACATTGATGTAGAGAATACAAGTTCGGTAAATCTGAATCTATCAAATGGTAGTTTCATGAAAGGGCAGAGTTGTGGTAAAACATCAAAAATTGAAAGTAAGTCATTCTCAATCGCATTCATAGACGAGGCTCAAGATGTGGATACATGGATAATAGATAAATCCATTATGCCAATGCTAAGTGCTGTTGGTGGATGCTGTGTAAAAATTGGTACTACAGGTAGAACTAAAAACCATTTCTGGGATGACATACAGTACAACTCAAAAAGGTCTACAAGAATTAAGGACCCAAGACTAAAATTGCATTTTGAATTCAATTGGAAACAGGTTTCAAAATACAAAAAAGAAGTTTACGAGAAGACGAAAGTAAGAATGCACTCCTTCTATGAAAAGTCTGTATTGAATGAAAAAGCGAGAGCAGAGCGTAGGGGAGATACTGAAGCATTTGAACTAAACTATGAGTTAAAATGGGCGTTAGAAAGTGGTCAGTTTGTAACGGACTCTCTTTTTAAGAAAATGGCTAATGGTCGTAAAGGTTTGGCTTCCTACTTAAATGATGGAGATGTAGTTGTTGCAGGATTGGACATTGCAAAACATCCTGCATCTACTGTCCTTACTATAGCTAGAGTGAAGGAAGTTGACCAGGAAGGAGAATCAGAATTTGCTTTACCTATCAGAAAAAAGGAGATCCTACGATGGTACGATTTCGGAAACATGGACTACGAGCAACAGCACTACGCACTGCTTGATGCATTAAAGCTTTTTCAAGTTTGTATCCTATACGCGGATTATACCGGAGTTGGGCGAGCGGTAGTTGATCGACTTACGCATGCCTTGATGGAAGTTGTTGAGGTTGTTCCTTACACATTTACTCAACAAAGCAAATCCGAAATGTGGGTATCCTTATCAAACGATATGGAAAGTGGACGTATTGAATTTCCTGCTAACAAAGCCACACGATCTTCAGAAGAATTCACTAAATTTGAAGACCAACTGAAGGGTGTTACGAAAAGGTATGAGGGGTCTTATTTGATCTTGGAAAAAGACAGGGGAACGTTCGATGACTACGTGGATTCTCTCGGACTTATGGTACTTGCAGGCAATAGTATCATGGTTGAGAGCAGTGACTATCAAGTTGAAGTTGTTGATAATCCTCTTTATGCTGAATTGCAAAATTCAAGATCTATTTACTCAAACCTTTCTCATTAA